Part of the Anoplopoma fimbria isolate UVic2021 breed Golden Eagle Sablefish chromosome 4, Afim_UVic_2022, whole genome shotgun sequence genome, TCTGGGTCGTCACTTTGCCCTCACCTGGTTGTTGAAGAACATGTAGATGACGGGGTTGATGACAGTGCTGAACTTGGCCAGGACAGAGGGAACCACACTGGCCATGGGAGTGACCAATCCAGACCTACCAAAGGTGGCCGTCAGCGCCATGATGCCGTAGGGCATCCAGCACAGCATGTAGCAGGACACCATGGACAACACCATCGTCAGTATGTGCTGCTCTCTGCGCTGAGCGGCCATCAGATTGATTTTACCCACCTggaaagcagaggagaggaaaaggggcAAAGATTAAACCAGCCTTGATGATAATGTTTCCCAAAGTTGAGTTTAAtactgttattaaaataaaggttTGGATCATGTTGTGTCATTTGCATCACAGACTCGGGTCTGAGGTAGGAGGCCAATAGGAGAGGTAGATAGGATATGTTTTTCATGCCTCTCCCACAttaatttctgtgtttttattttcatcaatatTGTCTTAATGTGACACCATCCAGTGGaaggattaaaaaaagacacacagcagGATCCTCGTGGATCAAAACCCAGGGACACTGACAAGAATGAACGAGTTGATAGCAACAGACCGACTGCACCCATCTTCActgagattgttttatttttctacaaataAAAACTTAACCTGTCAGAACAAATATGACAGAACCTATAATAAAAAGCAATATACATTCAACTTCATTTTACACATGGCTTGCTCCATTTGCTGATCAGAGCTgtgagatgtggttgaaagctctgaAAAAGCTGTTAAGTTACCCTTGAGTTGGAAATATTATGTAGCTCAACACATAGTAGATTTGAAAAGGGATACTTCATGCAATTAAGTGTTGCTCTTCTGTAAAGAGACAGATTTGAAAAAGAATGGTCAAAATCGTATGGTTCAAGCTCCCAAAACATTAGATCCTACATTCCCCATAATGCAATTCCATGGATTATTTCAATAGACCTCCCCTGTATGGCCTTATGTATAAAAACAGCCCAGATGATGTCAACAGCGTTCACAGTTAGGAAAActccctccagagccacagaagactaATCGTGACAAGTTAACTGAACATAATGTAAGAAATAAGTTGATTAACATTTAATATCTATGAGGGCTCCAtctcagacagaaaaaaacttttaattctGTGCTTTTTATCAGTTGTTCCCAGACTTATTTTATAGAAAAATTAATTGTTTGCACTTGATAAACTTGCAGTGTAACTTGATAATGATTGCTGGATCTAGTAAATCAGAAGAACAGATCTAACTTGTATGACTCAGTAATGGTCATGTTACAGAAGGCTAACCATAGGAAGattcgttaaaaaaaaaaaaaaaaaaaaaaaaaaaaaaaaaaaaaaatactgcatgaTTAAAGTTTTTTACAACAGCAGGGAGGCCACTACACATTTCCCCTGCTTGTTTCATCTGATGTACTGAAGCGCTATAGCTGAAGGCTAAAATTAGCTCATGTATCACATCCAAGATGTTACAGCAGCATACCATCCCTGGTGACTGTCACCTCCGCATTGATTTCATACCCCTGTGCTCACAGTCCTGTTTAATTAGCACTGTGATGCTCATCATGGTGCTTCATGAATAAATTAGTTTGTCGGGCTGGTGAAGGAAATTACAGTCAAATTACTGCACACACTCTATTACACTTCACCCTGTGTGGTATTTGGTCACAACCTTTGTTGCTCCCTCTACTCCGTGTCCTGTCATGTAATATATATTCTGACAACGTTCAATTAGTAGTAATTTCTGCATGGCTTAACTTTTGTTTGGAATATTACCCACATATTAAATCTGAGTAGCATCACTAAATACATAGTTTGTTTATGTCTCATCTCATCCCAAAGACTAAAACATGTCCGATAAACTCAAGGATTGCTGCAGAATTGAGCTCCAAATAAATCTATTTGGAAAtcaatgttttgttcttttgttttggaaTAAATTGGTATGTATTTGTTAGGAAATGCATCTATTGTCAATTCAACAAGTCAGAATTATGGAACAGTAAATCTCAAAAGTGTGTGCGCTTTATAAACAGCATCATGAATTTATTCTAAATGTGATGCTGTCATGCggagaaaaaaagatccaaGCTTGAGCCACACTGTTGATATAAATGTCATCTCTCCTTCTGATGTGTCACTTTAAGCCACCTTTGAGAAACCAGCAGAGGCTCCATGAGAACTGATTGCTCAGTTTCTAAGAGAAGCCTAAGGCGGGGCTCCAGTCACAGGGAGACTGAGCCCCCATTCATTGAACCAGTAATCAAGTCGGCAAAGCTTTCTGACTCACTCGGGTGCTTAGAGTTTCCACTCCAAAAAGATGGAGTAGCTTATATTATAGCAGGTCTCCAATAGTAACGGGTTGCTTCCACAGTCTAAAAATATCTTCTGGGTGATTCTTTGATAGGAGTAATACTCGCAAAGTGCAAGCAGGGGTCCAACATCGTTTGGGTGCCCCTAATTGTCAATTATTTGTGCGAGTGGCAGGTTTATGTAAGCCCCCCCAGGGTGGTGATGAGTCACCACAAACTGGGGGCGAGGGGGTTGTTGCCCTGAAGAACACAGCCAGCCCAGAACAAACCTGATGCACTCTACTGAAAACGTTGCCCTCATTCCTTCTCCTGCAGGATAAATTGACTGTATGATAAACACAGAGCTGTGGCTTCTAAAATTATCTGTCTTGATGTTCCTTGAAATTACTTTGAAAACATGTGAccaagtgtgagtgtgagtctTACACCTTTGACTTCTGAGCCACAATCTTATGTCCTAGGAACACTTTGATAGCCCTAAAGCCACATCTGAGCCCACTTTAGCAGAGCTGAAGAGCTATTGTAGCTCCGTAGCAGATGGACATGGAGAGAGGCGGCGTTTTGAGAACATTCCTGGGAAAAAGACAACTCTATGCGTGCAATCTGTGATTTATACTGAACCTTTGCAAATGTTTCAATTGTTTACAGCAATTGTAAGTAATGACACAATGTGTCTTGGGCCCAAAAGATGCACCACTTAGGAATGACAGGTGTCTAAATCTATATACAGGTCACTTTAACTCTGAGCTGTCATCTGCTATTCTGTGACTTTCtcctgtgtgctgttttattgaAAGATTGGTTTCCATTCCGACTTACACGTGAGAGATAATGATTGTATAAAGTGTACCCACACCGCTGTACCCACATAGGCAATGCCCTGTGACTTAAAATGTTCATtatatgtgttttgtgtaatatatgttttcataaccctgcttttatttgtatttctgtccccataaaacacagtgaaaagaACAATTCTTTAAAACATGACcttcaaaaaacttttttagtgttatttttcttgttttgtcagtgaATTTGTGAATTAAAATAGTTAACCTTGTTAAGAGTGCAACAGGTTAGTATAACTTCACTCACCCTCCTGATGGCCACCAGGATTCGGCCATAAGAGTAGACCATAAGCAGAAAAGGCAGCAGCAGGCAGAAGATGAAGAGACACAGCACATACGAGACGCTGGTGGGTGACCGGAGGTGCCACTGGACGGAGCACGTGGTACCGGGGCCCTCCGGTCCATAGCTGCTCCAACCCAGGAGGGGCGGCAAGGTCCAGAGGAGAGAGTAGAGCCAGGAGCCTCCAACACAGAGCCAGGCCTTCCTGAAGTCCGAGATGTCGATCTGCGAGGAACGCAGCACAGCGGTGTAGCGCTCATAGGAGAGGACTGACAAGGACACCAGGGACACAATCCCTTAAAGAtcaagagaaggagagggtgaGAGTTCAATTCTTAAAGTGATATATCCTTACAAGGACCCCTCTCATTTAACTCCAAGCAACTCTAAACTCATTGCTCTGGATGGAGAACAGCTATGATGTTCTTGGGCTGTTggtttaattgaaataaaatagaaactaattatgtgaaaaaatgtgtcaaaaaacaatatgtaaaaGAAGACTTTGTGATGTGATTCCTGATGTAaacgtgtgttttttgttatatgTAGAGTAGATGGGAAAGTGATTAACTTAAATCTATGCCAGGATCATCACACAAGATCTTCATGGCAATATCTACAGTGTATGTGAGACATCATGCAAACAGATAATGCTGACtaatagatattcctttattgatccccatgggggaaattcgggtgttgcagcagctcaagtacagagaaacagattaagataataaataaaacatattatacaataaaataaaaataaaaatgtacagtatatttacatgtgtgtaatgtgtgcagtgtgcaatATTCCACATGAGTCCAGTGCAGGAGAAAGTGGGGGGAGTAGACATTTACAGTGTTATAAGACCAGATAATTGGACCTTAGTGAAGACCAGCCTGTCattcagtccaccactttggtccagactgaaacatctcatcaaccatttgatggattgccatgacattttgtaacaGACATTTATGGTTCCCACACACTGAATTCTGATGGTGCTGGTGACTTTTCCTGTTGCGCCATCATGAGGTTTAAAAATCTTGTTTTGAGATAAAAGTCTCAACAACTACGAATGCAAAGCGGTTGCAACAGCCTTTTACTTTCTTAACCCCTCATAAAACGTCCTACATTAAACACAAGTTGGtggaaaatgaaaagttgtACAGGTTATCTTTACTCATCGCACTTACCAAAGAGGGAATTGGCGAACCCGTACCACTTGCAGCCGTGCTCTCCAATGAGCCATCTTCCGTGCAGACTCGCAGCGAAACTGAACGGTGTGCCGAAAACGCACACGAGGATGTCGCTCAGGCTGATGTTCAACAGGATGACGTTGATGGGCGTCCAGAGGGAGCGAAACTTTGCGAAGATGAGGAGAGCGAGGAAGTTGCTGAGGATCCCCGCCACCAAAATGAAGCCGAGGCACACCGCCACCACCGTGTGGCCGGTCCGGCTCAGCCCTCCGGGGCCGTGGGACGCAGGGGAGTCCCGCAGAGTGGCCACCGTGGAGAGGCTCGACccggagagaggagagctgtCTGCGGTGCTGAAATTGCAACCGCGCATGTGGACGACCATAGCTGAAGAGAAGCACAAAGTCCTGCACAGCCCCACTGCAGAAGCTCCACACAGTGTGAGGGGTCGATATGTCACTGCTATTAGAGTGTGAGGAGAGGTGAGTGTTTATACCTCTTTATACCTGCACCCCTATAATGTATGGAAatacccccacccacccccacccagcCCTGCTGTCTGCCAGGCTCAAACACTCACTGTTAGTCTCTCAAGTTATTATAACGACTCCTTCTGAACACAATGGcctgtgtaaataaaatgtattgcttTCCAGCAGCAAATGCAACTCCTTTCAAGGCTTGTGCTGTGCTCTTTTTCAGATTTGCATAGTTACACCGACCTCCTTTGGCTTTTAGGATTTTCCTTTGAAGATACAGGCCATATTAAGTGATTGTCCAAAAGGAAGTTATCATTTTCCAGTCTGGAGAGAATTAGTCAGGGCGTTCTGCTCCAGAAACACAAACTTTGTTTGCATGGTTTTGCTAAGCTGTGCGTTTTTTATTCATTGCTGCTTTCTGTGCCAGACTGTTCCTGCTCTGCAGCTTGTTCAAAAGCGCACAAAGTAAGTCaccaacaaagacatttttgacacctgttcagcattttcttttattcacagcatcttttaaaaataaaccaacttCCACAATAGCTTGAAAGGACCATCAATGTGTTTTATCCTATTTAGATTGCAAATTGTCCTTACAGGCAGTGACTTGTACCTAATCATACCTGCACTGTGTGAACTTATAGAGGCGTGAAACTCACTCGAGATGAGGTGATCCGTGTTGAAAATCTAAGTCTGAGTTGCCAAAGTTCAATCATTGTTGCATGTTAATGAAGCGAAGACATCTGCACTTCCAGCCATTGCAGTGAAATGCTAATAACCTTAATTGATAAGAGCAAAAAAATCAGCCACAGCAATTTAAAACTTCACTCAAGCAAGTTTCAAATTAGttcaaactaattaaaaaatacagatttattacatcaaatgaaaacaaatggatgcctgaaaaatatataaaacactttgGTATGCCCTTGGAAGCAGTTAGATATAAAGTATATGAAGGCTGTGTTAAATGGtcttaaatatgcaaaaacactATGGTCCTTTAATGCCAAAGTCATTTTTGAGGGCATATTCTTCTCTGTTGCCCCTGCTTTataatttttcattaaaattaaaaagacattaGATCCAGCTGAAAGGAAACAAGCACTgataacacattaaatacaattattagTACCCTTATCTGACACAGCACACACCCCACTTTCTGTATTCCTTTGcacacatgaattaaaaaatgtttttggtacATGCAGAGCAAATCAGTAGAGAGATACGGGCTGATACCGAATGAAAGGTTACATAGTGAATggataaattaataataaaaaggaatgtGAGTTATTATTTCAGACATATTAAATAGAATACCTAAAAAGACAGCGCTATTGTTCAGCTACTGAGATTATATCACTGGGTTGCTGTGCTGAGCATAAATTGTCTGAGTTGGCTCTGAAATGCTTCAGAACGATGTTGGCGTAATGGGATTCTGCAGGAAAACCAGTCCTGTTCCCAGGACAGTTAATTGGAATCTCTTAATGATCCCATTTTGTTAAATACCATCTTTAATACGTTTCCATTGCTGTCAAATTACACATTATCATATGAATAGTTAATTTGCTAAAACTCCAGGGTAAATTGTAATATCATGTACATGCAGCTTATTGTTCCACATTAATTTCTTATTAGATATTTTCTGAATAATAGAGGCATGAAAAGGCTATAAAACATAAAGTGAATCGTTTTAGAATTGCAAGTAATCAAACCCTATCTCTAGCTTTTTAGTAAAGCTACCACACAAACTTCAATGTAACACCACAACATTGTGTTTGTACTCTAATCTTATATCCTACCCCAAATCATGTGTTCAAACAATGAAAATTAGAATTGATCTTAGAGCTGGATGTAAAGTTAAAGGATCACTATTTAAATTCATCCTCAAGTGGACATGGGTGTGCGTACCTACTTCTGAAACAATCTTAGTTGTTAATTCATTCaattcaaaaccacaaatttcAACCTAATGGTAGCACTGGATGAAGGTTCCGGAATATCAAAAGTCAGTAGAAGTGGGTCAGTCTGACTAACAAGACGTGGACCTGATGCTATAATTCACTCTGCAGGAAGTGTTATTTGCAGGAGATGGTGCTTCTGGTCCTGAGGAGAGTGCTGTGATAGCACTCATTGTGTTCCCATGTTTAATGGGAACTTCAGGTCAGAGATCACTCGATCAGCCTTTCACCTGGAAAAACTGTAGTTGTTGATGAATCTCCTGTAGATGATGATGTGCTCAAGGGACTTGGAGTGGGCCAGATGGTGACTGGCTTTTTGGGTCTATCTGAATTTTAACTGCAGAGAAAAACCTTTGCAAACGGAACATATTCCTTTGAATGTTGCTGACCTGAGCCTGGATGTCGGTAAGGCTAAAAGTCATGAGCAGATACCTGAAGTCATCATTCGGCGTCTTAAAAACAATCTTTGTCGCATCATCTATGCTTAAGTGCACCAGCTGGTAGATATTTTAATGAGTGATGTTTTACATATCCAGCGTGGCAGAAGGTGTTCATATGTTATCTAAATAAAGACAGTGTAGGCATCCAATGCACATATGCTTTGCGcatattttttccaacaaatGTGTTATGTGAATGTTCCTCAGTGATGACAGTTGAGATGTTTCCCTGCTCttgcattgtttcatttaaaacacagacgTTGGTTTATGGCTTGGCTTGATTATGATAAGTTTGGCCCCTGAACACAACATGAAAagcctgaacctgaacctggcTTTTGGCCCACAACCCTTCGGGAACAGTGCCCGTAAGCCCATTTGGTAACACTCAATGGTTAATGAACTACCAGATGCGAGGAAACTAATATTAGCACAGCATCATCAATAATCCATCCTCATAATGTGGAGATGGCTACTCCTCCATCTGTATGTATGAAGGGTGTCTGCAGTAAAATATAGAAAACGTAATCATGTAACTCTGACTCATTAAGAAAGAACATTTCAGACAAAATCAACTTAACATGTGATGATAAATGTCAGTGTCACTTTAGTTAAAAATGGACATAAGGCAGCAGAAACTGTTCTAGTCTTAGTGTCCAAATGATCCGAGGGGAAAACAAAGCTTAGTATTTTATTGACTCCCTGTTCTCAATCTttcaaaaaaatgcaacacatgATGCATCTAAAATTTTCTTTTCAAGAACatacaagtgaaaaaaaacatgataaattgTGATCCATTCACCTTTCCTCCAGCACCTTCATTTGTAAATTGGAAATCCAATCATCCAACTACTTATATCAACTGATTTAATAAGCTTTTATCTTGGAAAATCTTTGAGGGATGGCAAGCTATTACTGTAACTGCAAGAGATGATATTGTTGTTGATTGTTATGTGATATTGTTTGATTGTGTGTCATATATGTGATTTTAATGTATCTtgagttctttaaaaaataGACCAGTGCTCTACTAGACCAGTGCTCTAATCTAGACTTTAGATGATGAACTTCTTTAAATCTAAAACTTTCACTTGTCTGAGGTCAAGATAAACTACTTAACTATCTTGTTTACTTCCAAAGTTCACACCTTTCAAAAAGTGTC contains:
- the tmtops3a gene encoding teleost multiple tissue opsin 3a, with the protein product MVVHMRGCNFSTADSSPLSGSSLSTVATLRDSPASHGPGGLSRTGHTVVAVCLGFILVAGILSNFLALLIFAKFRSLWTPINVILLNISLSDILVCVFGTPFSFAASLHGRWLIGEHGCKWYGFANSLFGIVSLVSLSVLSYERYTAVLRSSQIDISDFRKAWLCVGGSWLYSLLWTLPPLLGWSSYGPEGPGTTCSVQWHLRSPTSVSYVLCLFIFCLLLPFLLMVYSYGRILVAIRRVGKINLMAAQRREQHILTMVLSMVSCYMLCWMPYGIMALTATFGRSGLVTPMASVVPSVLAKFSTVINPVIYMFFNNQFYRCFVAFMKCSSESQSVQGEEHPTPRTHFSGFSFVHRQASLGSSQRQILGDSKSTALCSRNNDRHTLVVHYAP